In Chloracidobacterium sp., one genomic interval encodes:
- a CDS encoding OmpH family outer membrane protein — protein MKRIYTIAACLMFAAVLSVAVKAQAQTAPMKVVLINTLAFDDEKGITKYVNAMNALENEFKPLDTEIQGLVTKYNNLGKEIKTLQDQASGGKVPIDEKAAQAKVDEYQLLEIQIKRKQEDAKTRYEKRQAAVLGPVLQDIGKAMQEFAQAKGYDLILDAAKLDQQQILLAILPAKIDVTKEFITFYNARPASATATTKP, from the coding sequence ATGAAACGAATTTATACAATTGCCGCTTGCCTTATGTTCGCAGCGGTTCTCAGCGTTGCCGTAAAGGCACAGGCACAGACCGCGCCCATGAAGGTCGTTCTGATCAACACGCTCGCTTTCGACGACGAAAAAGGCATCACAAAATATGTGAATGCAATGAACGCCCTCGAAAATGAGTTCAAGCCGCTCGATACCGAGATCCAGGGGCTTGTTACCAAGTACAACAACCTCGGCAAAGAGATCAAGACGCTTCAAGATCAAGCCAGCGGCGGCAAGGTGCCGATCGACGAAAAGGCCGCACAGGCTAAGGTTGACGAGTACCAGCTGCTTGAGATCCAGATCAAGCGCAAGCAGGAAGATGCCAAGACAAGATACGAGAAACGTCAGGCGGCGGTGCTCGGGCCGGTCCTTCAGGATATTGGCAAGGCGATGCAGGAATTTGCACAGGCAAAGGGCTACGACCTGATCCTCGATGCCGCAAAGCTCGATCAGCAGCAGATCCTTCTTGCTATCCTCCCTGCAAAGATCGATGTTACGAAGGAGTTCATTACCTTTTACAATGCTCGCCCGGCGTCTGCGACCGCAACGACGAAACCCTAG
- the bamA gene encoding outer membrane protein assembly factor BamA, producing the protein MFKPRVFAFVCITVTLFVISAIADTGASATRAVSAQQLIESVDIQGNRRLRDEDLLYYIKTRPGDVYDPAALERDLKELLSLNFFDKTATRVLTEEGIRGGVNVIFEVRELPIIRDLSFKGAKALQESDILKEFREKRVGVSKESVYDPVKARNATRVLREMLAAKGFPNATVTVKEEEVSATSIAITFDVDQGNRSRIVKIEFEGNEHFKQSELRNALQLVKKTGLISRIKGQDILDLKKLQYDLQRNVRSYMFSKGYFQARIGDPEVIGLGYRRTGLLPLLSAIPLPLITSKDDTLKIVVPVTEGRIYRIGDIKVEGNSIFSEQQILNYIGLKKGDIADGKRLQDAVYDDLKKVYGGQGFVQYNAEFDPDFKDDPKDPKAGTVDITINIEEGKQFSLHRLEFTGNTFTRDRVMRREFLINEGDIYNQNLLEISIARINQTQYFDPIDKDQDVETRTDEDQGSVDLIVKVKEKGRQQISFNGGVSGIGGSFFGVEYSTNNLAGRGEVLSFNLGIGNRQQNLQFTYQEPYFRDRPISAGFTLFASRYKFWGEGTFLTQNQDVLNALYNPYGNIVTDSSNLFTQNSYGANVFATAPLSELFFKKRRFTQFSRVGFSYQVSLTSIQDPAVNALNDPSKTIPVIYRQPNILTSRVSGSFVYDTRQPAKNGIDTLRGSQLSINVGFAGLGGDVRTYSPAVSYSNFIPMRKKRSKDPEVLAFRIMASTIGSWSMSKKIRDANSIAFVGGIPMYERFFLGSENDIRGYNYRSIGPVAPFDTYITSRNVQLATNASGDANTNHGIDDRTRDEILTIGQLTGPDGINPALFSRNFRFIGGDTQLLANVEYRIPIYGPATLALFADVGSVFNIHKTGTQRINSEFLPDERLLGAGRLTALGLINTPVLESSFGALLFYRGRVMTKSDYLSEFCQGNRFGCPTSLSPQIQPLYLRGDVQQNSLLRVNDSAFGTIKDYKASLGVELRVQVPVVNVPFRLIYYYNPNAKIGYTQELPGIFLPGKRNGFRFTVGRTF; encoded by the coding sequence ATGTTCAAACCACGCGTATTTGCGTTCGTCTGTATTACGGTCACTTTATTTGTGATATCCGCGATCGCAGATACCGGCGCCTCGGCAACAAGGGCGGTCAGCGCCCAGCAGCTCATCGAAAGTGTCGATATTCAGGGAAACCGACGCCTTCGCGATGAGGATCTTTTGTATTACATAAAGACGCGGCCCGGTGATGTTTACGACCCCGCGGCGCTCGAACGCGATCTTAAAGAGCTGCTCTCGCTCAATTTCTTTGACAAAACGGCCACGAGGGTCCTCACGGAAGAGGGCATACGCGGCGGCGTCAACGTCATCTTCGAGGTGCGCGAACTGCCGATCATCCGCGACCTCTCATTCAAGGGTGCGAAGGCGCTTCAAGAATCCGACATCCTAAAGGAGTTCCGTGAGAAGCGTGTCGGGGTGTCAAAGGAATCTGTTTACGACCCCGTAAAGGCACGCAATGCGACGCGTGTGCTGCGCGAGATGCTTGCCGCAAAAGGCTTTCCCAATGCGACCGTTACGGTAAAAGAGGAAGAGGTCTCGGCGACATCGATCGCGATCACATTCGATGTCGATCAGGGAAACCGGTCGCGCATCGTAAAGATCGAGTTCGAAGGCAACGAACACTTCAAGCAAAGTGAGCTTCGCAACGCGCTGCAGCTTGTGAAAAAGACAGGTTTGATCTCGCGTATCAAGGGCCAGGATATTCTCGACCTCAAAAAGCTGCAATACGACCTCCAGAGAAATGTGCGTTCATATATGTTCTCGAAGGGGTATTTTCAGGCACGTATCGGCGACCCTGAGGTCATAGGCCTCGGTTATCGGCGCACAGGGCTTTTGCCGCTGCTGAGCGCCATTCCGCTGCCGCTGATCACGTCAAAGGATGACACGCTTAAGATAGTCGTACCTGTAACGGAAGGGCGTATCTATCGCATTGGCGATATAAAGGTAGAAGGCAACTCGATCTTCAGTGAGCAGCAGATATTAAATTACATCGGGCTGAAAAAAGGCGACATCGCCGACGGTAAACGCCTGCAGGACGCCGTCTATGATGATCTGAAGAAGGTTTACGGCGGCCAAGGCTTTGTGCAGTACAACGCGGAATTCGACCCCGATTTCAAGGACGACCCGAAGGATCCGAAAGCGGGTACGGTCGATATAACGATCAACATTGAAGAAGGAAAGCAGTTCTCGCTGCACCGGCTTGAATTCACCGGAAATACGTTCACGCGCGACCGCGTAATGCGCCGCGAATTTCTCATAAACGAAGGTGACATCTACAACCAGAACCTTCTTGAGATTTCGATCGCACGCATCAACCAAACGCAGTATTTCGACCCGATCGATAAAGATCAGGATGTCGAAACGCGAACAGATGAGGACCAAGGCAGCGTCGATCTGATCGTAAAAGTGAAGGAAAAAGGCCGCCAGCAGATCTCGTTCAACGGCGGTGTTTCGGGTATCGGCGGCTCGTTCTTCGGTGTCGAGTATTCGACGAACAATCTTGCCGGCCGCGGCGAAGTGCTTTCGTTCAACTTGGGCATCGGCAACCGCCAGCAAAACCTGCAGTTCACTTATCAGGAGCCGTACTTTCGCGACAGGCCGATCTCCGCGGGCTTTACGCTGTTCGCCAGCCGCTACAAGTTCTGGGGTGAAGGCACATTCCTGACGCAAAATCAGGATGTTCTCAACGCTCTGTACAACCCTTACGGGAACATCGTAACGGACTCAAGCAACCTCTTTACGCAAAATTCCTACGGTGCCAATGTATTCGCTACGGCTCCGCTCTCAGAGCTGTTCTTCAAAAAGCGCCGGTTCACACAGTTCTCAAGGGTCGGCTTCAGTTATCAGGTATCGCTAACCAGCATACAAGATCCGGCCGTGAACGCCCTGAACGATCCGTCAAAGACGATACCGGTCATCTATCGCCAGCCGAATATTTTGACAAGCCGTGTTTCAGGCTCATTCGTTTACGATACGCGCCAGCCGGCCAAGAACGGCATTGATACACTTCGCGGCAGCCAACTCTCGATAAACGTCGGTTTCGCCGGCCTCGGCGGCGACGTACGCACATACTCGCCGGCGGTTTCGTACTCGAATTTCATTCCGATGCGGAAGAAGCGCTCGAAAGACCCCGAGGTGCTTGCATTTCGCATAATGGCATCCACGATCGGCTCGTGGTCAATGAGCAAGAAGATCCGCGACGCGAACTCGATCGCCTTTGTCGGCGGCATTCCGATGTATGAGCGTTTCTTCCTCGGCAGTGAGAATGACATTCGCGGATACAACTATCGCTCGATCGGCCCTGTTGCCCCGTTCGACACATACATCACCAGCCGTAACGTACAGTTGGCGACCAACGCTTCGGGCGATGCGAATACCAACCACGGCATCGACGACCGTACGCGTGACGAGATCCTGACCATCGGACAGCTTACCGGCCCGGACGGCATAAATCCGGCATTATTCTCGCGGAACTTCCGCTTTATCGGTGGCGACACGCAGCTTTTGGCGAACGTCGAATACCGAATACCTATCTACGGGCCGGCAACGCTCGCCCTCTTTGCAGATGTCGGCTCAGTATTCAACATTCACAAGACCGGCACGCAGCGGATCAACAGCGAATTTCTGCCCGATGAAAGACTTCTCGGCGCGGGCCGCCTGACGGCACTCGGGCTGATAAATACGCCGGTGCTCGAGAGCAGCTTCGGCGCCCTGCTTTTCTACCGCGGGCGCGTGATGACAAAGAGCGATTACTTGAGCGAATTCTGCCAAGGCAACCGTTTTGGCTGCCCGACATCGCTTTCGCCGCAGATACAGCCGCTGTACCTTCGCGGCGATGTTCAGCAGAACTCATTGCTGAGGGTCAATGATAGTGCGTTCGGCACCATTAAAGATTACAAGGCGAGTTTGGGCGTTGAACTTCGTGTGCAGGTGCCGGTCGTAAATGTGCCGTTCCGGCTCATATATTATTACAATCCGAACGCAAAGATCGGATATACGCAGGAACTGCCCGGGATCTTCCTGCCGGGCAAGAGAAATGGCTTCAGGTTTACGGTGGGCCGCACATTCTGA
- the sdhB gene encoding succinate dehydrogenase iron-sulfur subunit, translating to MSEHIEKKRLENPPAKIKFRIERRANPDSPAYWETFTVDYRRNLNVISALMDIRKNPVTADGKETTPPVWEMSCLEQVCGVCTMLINGYVRQSCSALIDDLLLATGGDTITLQPMSKFPKVRDLVVDRTEMFDHLKQVSAWIELDGTYDLGPGPHTSPELAHERYEISRCFTCGCCLEACPQYGDDNYIGPQAIAQARLFNMHPTGKTTKEERLNGLMEENGIQKCGNAQNCVRVCPMGVPLTKAIYESNRDITADVFFKLLGK from the coding sequence ATGAGTGAACATATCGAAAAGAAGCGTTTGGAAAATCCTCCGGCGAAGATCAAGTTCAGGATCGAGCGGCGTGCGAATCCGGATTCGCCGGCCTATTGGGAGACGTTTACGGTCGATTACCGCCGTAATTTGAACGTGATCTCCGCTTTGATGGATATCCGCAAGAACCCAGTTACCGCTGACGGCAAGGAAACGACGCCGCCGGTTTGGGAGATGTCGTGTCTCGAACAGGTTTGCGGCGTTTGCACAATGCTCATCAATGGCTATGTCCGCCAATCGTGTTCTGCTCTCATAGATGACCTCCTGCTCGCGACCGGCGGCGACACGATCACGCTCCAGCCGATGTCGAAATTCCCTAAGGTGCGCGACCTAGTGGTCGATCGCACAGAGATGTTCGATCACCTGAAGCAGGTCTCGGCGTGGATCGAGCTGGACGGCACCTACGACCTCGGGCCGGGCCCGCACACCTCGCCCGAGCTTGCACACGAGCGCTATGAGATATCACGCTGCTTCACCTGCGGCTGCTGTCTCGAAGCGTGTCCGCAATACGGCGACGACAATTACATCGGCCCGCAAGCAATCGCACAGGCGCGCTTGTTCAATATGCACCCGACAGGTAAAACGACCAAGGAGGAGCGCCTGAACGGGCTGATGGAAGAGAACGGCATTCAGAAGTGCGGGAACGCCCAGAACTGTGTCCGCGTATGCCCGATGGGTGTGCCGCTGACCAAGGCGATCTACGAATCGAATCGCGATATTACGGCCGATGTCTTTTTCAAGCTGCTCGGTAAGTAG
- the sdhA gene encoding succinate dehydrogenase flavoprotein subunit — protein MAKDLKIAIVGGGLAGLAAAMRIAEAGHNVELISVVPVKRSHSVCAQGGINGAVNTKGEGDSPYIHLDDTVYGGDFLANQPPVKRMCDMAPEIIYLFDRMGVPFSRTKEGLMDFRRFGGTLHHRTAFSGASTGQQLLYALDEQVRRMEVAGKVTKFEGWEMLSLVLDSHQVCRGLVAMNLQTLELRSFEADAVIMATGGPGLIFGKSTNSMTCTGSATAACYQQGARYANGEFIQVHPTSIPGEDKLRLMSESARGEGGRVWVPKADGDTRHPRDIPESERWYFLEERYPAYGNLVPRDIATREIFQVCLEGHGIGGENQVYLDLTHIPADTLTDRLGAILEIYEMFVGDDPRFVPMRIFPGVHYSMGGLWVDFEQRTNIPGLFAAGECDYSIHGANRLGANSLLSCVYGGFSAAPSAIEYARNVERGDTETNGIHDAEVKRQQELNDAIVKNEGSENQYKLHDELGKVMTDNVTVVRYNDRLKATDEKILELQDRFKKISINDSNLWATQAVPHARQLKNMLELARVITLGALNRDESRGAHYKPDFPNRNDEEWLKSTIAEYSAEGPVLSYEPVDISLVEPRKRDYSKS, from the coding sequence ATGGCAAAAGATCTAAAGATCGCGATCGTCGGCGGCGGGCTTGCGGGCCTCGCCGCAGCGATGAGGATCGCGGAAGCGGGGCACAACGTCGAGCTTATTTCGGTCGTGCCCGTTAAGCGTTCACACTCGGTTTGCGCCCAAGGCGGCATAAACGGTGCCGTGAATACAAAGGGTGAGGGCGACTCGCCTTACATACACCTTGACGACACGGTTTACGGCGGCGACTTCCTCGCCAATCAGCCGCCTGTCAAACGTATGTGCGACATGGCGCCCGAGATCATCTATCTCTTTGACCGAATGGGCGTGCCGTTCTCCCGAACGAAGGAAGGCCTTATGGACTTTCGGCGTTTTGGCGGTACGCTGCACCACCGTACGGCATTCTCGGGTGCATCGACGGGCCAACAGCTTTTGTACGCGCTCGACGAACAAGTGCGGCGGATGGAGGTTGCGGGCAAGGTTACGAAATTCGAAGGCTGGGAGATGCTCTCGCTCGTGCTAGACAGCCATCAGGTTTGCCGCGGCCTCGTCGCGATGAACCTGCAAACGCTTGAGCTTAGATCATTTGAGGCAGATGCGGTTATCATGGCGACCGGCGGCCCGGGCCTCATCTTCGGTAAATCAACCAACTCGATGACCTGTACCGGAAGCGCGACCGCTGCCTGCTATCAGCAGGGTGCCCGCTATGCGAACGGCGAATTCATACAGGTTCATCCGACATCGATCCCGGGTGAGGACAAACTCCGTCTCATGAGCGAATCGGCACGCGGCGAAGGCGGCCGTGTTTGGGTGCCGAAAGCGGACGGCGATACGCGGCATCCGCGCGACATCCCCGAAAGCGAGCGTTGGTACTTCCTCGAAGAACGATATCCGGCATACGGCAACCTCGTACCGCGCGACATCGCAACGCGCGAGATATTTCAGGTCTGCCTCGAGGGCCACGGCATCGGCGGCGAAAATCAGGTCTATCTCGACCTCACACACATTCCGGCAGATACGCTTACTGACCGGTTGGGTGCGATCCTCGAGATCTATGAGATGTTCGTCGGCGACGATCCGCGTTTCGTTCCGATGCGCATCTTCCCCGGCGTGCATTATTCGATGGGCGGCCTTTGGGTCGATTTCGAACAGCGTACGAATATTCCGGGCCTCTTTGCCGCCGGCGAGTGCGATTATTCGATACACGGAGCCAACCGCCTTGGTGCGAACTCGCTCCTCTCATGCGTTTACGGCGGCTTTTCGGCCGCACCGTCGGCGATCGAATACGCCCGCAATGTCGAACGCGGCGATACCGAGACCAACGGCATCCACGATGCTGAAGTAAAGCGGCAGCAGGAATTGAATGACGCGATCGTCAAGAACGAAGGCAGCGAGAATCAGTATAAGCTGCACGATGAGCTTGGAAAGGTAATGACCGATAACGTAACGGTCGTCCGCTACAACGATCGCCTTAAGGCGACCGATGAAAAGATCCTCGAGCTGCAGGATCGCTTCAAGAAGATATCGATCAACGACTCGAATCTCTGGGCGACGCAGGCCGTGCCTCACGCACGCCAGCTCAAGAATATGCTCGAGCTAGCCCGCGTCATCACGCTCGGAGCACTGAACCGTGATGAGTCGCGCGGAGCTCACTACAAGCCGGACTTTCCGAACCGCAATGATGAAGAGTGGCTCAAATCGACAATCGCCGAATACTCGGCCGAAGGCCCTGTGCTCAGCTACGAGCCAGTCGATATCTCACTAGTCGAGCCGCGCAAGAGGGATTATTCTAAGAGTTGA
- a CDS encoding LysR family transcriptional regulator, with amino-acid sequence MNLDTLKVFCDLVDLESFSLAAERNFITQSAVSQQIRALEKKFNKRLLERVRGRREVKLTGAGEVFYRESKKVLAAYGEMQENMRGAVGRIGGTVRVATIYSVGLYELPAKVREFMTKYPAAKIDLEYLRTTKVVRDVLDGKVELGVIAFPEPKRGLTIVPMPENRLVVIAPPGHPLSKRKELKVTDLSGEDLVHFQRDMPTRKMMERTFKQNGIEVRKVAEFDNIETIKRAVEAGFGLAVVPEPSVIEEQRNNALAVIRLAEDYWKRSVGVIHRSDKSLSLAAKKFIKLLEKPAE; translated from the coding sequence ATGAATCTCGACACACTCAAGGTCTTTTGCGACCTCGTCGATCTCGAAAGTTTCTCGCTTGCGGCCGAGCGTAATTTCATTACGCAGTCAGCGGTCAGCCAACAGATACGGGCGCTCGAGAAAAAATTCAATAAACGCCTGCTCGAGCGTGTACGCGGACGCCGCGAGGTCAAACTCACCGGCGCGGGCGAAGTGTTCTATCGCGAATCAAAAAAGGTGCTCGCCGCCTATGGCGAGATGCAGGAGAATATGCGCGGCGCCGTCGGGCGTATCGGCGGCACCGTTCGTGTTGCGACGATCTACAGCGTCGGGCTTTACGAACTGCCCGCTAAGGTGCGTGAATTCATGACCAAGTATCCTGCAGCAAAGATCGACCTCGAATATTTGCGCACGACCAAGGTGGTGCGTGATGTGCTTGACGGCAAGGTCGAGCTTGGCGTGATCGCATTTCCCGAACCGAAACGCGGGTTGACGATCGTGCCGATGCCCGAGAACCGCCTTGTCGTGATAGCGCCGCCGGGGCATCCGTTGTCAAAACGGAAGGAGCTGAAGGTTACGGACCTCAGCGGCGAGGACCTCGTTCATTTCCAACGTGATATGCCGACTCGAAAGATGATGGAAAGGACGTTCAAGCAAAATGGCATCGAGGTCAGAAAGGTCGCCGAATTCGATAATATCGAGACGATCAAACGCGCCGTCGAAGCCGGCTTCGGGCTTGCCGTCGTGCCTGAGCCTTCGGTCATCGAAGAGCAGCGAAACAACGCCCTTGCGGTAATTCGGCTTGCGGAAGATTATTGGAAACGCTCCGTCGGCGTGATCCACAGGAGCGATAAGAGCCTTTCGCTCGCCGCAAAGAAATTCATCAAGCTGCTCGAAAAGCCCGCAGAATAA
- a CDS encoding HD domain-containing protein → MIEQQQKLIHAFGALAELGNEVANKNSFQETIRTSLHLISGALAIMRGGVARYSRFGHELHMIAIRGLGDDFPLTLSLCLEDERQFLANGLNPIETQAAKVLPFFQVYDRSFERRSIELFVPLIIRDELVGALFLGEKATAEPYTSYEKEIICAMGRHIGVAIAQRNMMAEIERHTEANRKLVDNMRTTYTDTVKAFAAAIDFKDKYTEGHSVRVGKYSEIIATELEWQPEEIEGAAIAGYLHDVGKLTVERKIINAPYRINAKESAELNKHPAVGYEILSPIHHPYANVPLAAKYHHERLDGRGYPDGLYDREIPYIAKVVSLADSLDAMTSDRPYKARRPAAEVIDDLRRNAGKQFAPELVTAFLRGMLKELNGETKGKRYRRVLGRDYMEAEGLGAMVRSALNDIAPSRPISLMASDRPAL, encoded by the coding sequence ATGATCGAGCAACAGCAGAAGCTTATACACGCATTTGGTGCCCTCGCCGAACTCGGCAATGAGGTCGCGAACAAGAACAGCTTTCAGGAGACGATACGCACTTCGCTGCATCTGATCTCGGGTGCGTTGGCGATCATGCGCGGCGGTGTCGCACGCTATTCACGCTTCGGGCATGAGCTGCATATGATCGCGATTCGCGGCCTCGGCGACGATTTTCCGCTCACGCTCTCGCTCTGTCTCGAGGACGAACGCCAATTCCTTGCGAACGGCCTCAACCCGATCGAAACGCAGGCCGCAAAAGTGCTGCCGTTCTTTCAGGTTTACGACCGAAGCTTTGAACGCCGTTCGATCGAGCTGTTCGTACCGCTCATCATACGCGATGAACTTGTCGGCGCTCTGTTCCTCGGCGAAAAGGCGACGGCTGAGCCTTACACGAGCTACGAAAAAGAGATCATTTGCGCAATGGGACGCCACATCGGCGTTGCGATAGCACAGCGGAATATGATGGCCGAGATCGAACGGCATACCGAAGCGAACCGCAAACTCGTCGATAACATGCGCACGACATATACCGACACGGTAAAGGCTTTTGCCGCAGCGATAGACTTCAAAGACAAATACACCGAAGGCCACTCGGTACGCGTAGGAAAGTACAGCGAGATCATCGCAACAGAACTCGAATGGCAACCCGAAGAGATCGAAGGTGCGGCCATCGCGGGCTATCTGCATGACGTCGGCAAGCTGACGGTCGAGCGAAAGATCATCAATGCGCCGTATAGGATAAATGCGAAAGAATCTGCCGAATTGAACAAGCATCCGGCCGTCGGTTACGAGATATTGTCGCCGATACATCACCCGTACGCGAACGTGCCGCTTGCGGCAAAGTACCACCACGAACGCCTCGACGGACGCGGCTACCCCGACGGCCTCTACGATCGCGAGATACCGTACATCGCAAAGGTCGTGAGCCTTGCCGATTCGCTGGATGCGATGACGAGCGACAGGCCGTACAAAGCGCGTCGGCCCGCCGCGGAAGTGATCGACGACCTGCGGCGTAATGCGGGCAAGCAGTTCGCCCCGGAGCTTGTAACGGCCTTCCTTCGCGGGATGCTAAAGGAACTCAACGGTGAAACGAAAGGGAAACGTTACCGCCGCGTGCTCGGACGCGACTATATGGAGGCGGAAGGCCTCGGCGCGATGGTCCGCTCGGCTTTGAACGATATCGCACCTTCGCGGCCGATATCGCTTATGGCCTCTGACCGCCCTGCTCTCTAG
- a CDS encoding STAS domain-containing protein, which yields MIAEPVYQSGPGGESQQAVVLAGNYLNKLSGEKIERECKDRLNEGCKKIVLDFSGTEVINSIGISILLGIIDSAKSVGAEVFFADLNAGSAELFKTLGLTRHVTIV from the coding sequence GTGATCGCAGAACCTGTTTACCAAAGTGGGCCCGGCGGCGAAAGCCAACAGGCGGTCGTCCTTGCCGGAAACTACCTCAACAAACTTTCAGGCGAAAAGATCGAACGCGAATGCAAAGATCGCCTGAATGAAGGCTGCAAAAAGATCGTCCTAGATTTTTCGGGCACCGAGGTCATTAACAGCATCGGCATATCGATCCTTCTTGGCATTATCGACTCGGCCAAGAGCGTCGGTGCCGAGGTCTTTTTTGCCGATCTGAACGCCGGCTCTGCCGAGCTTTTCAAGACACTCGGCCTTACACGCCATGTAACGATCGTTTGA
- a CDS encoding ATP-binding protein — translation MASRVRDKLIADLAAADFIGRESEIGRLTKHALEGTGGICLLAQPRAGASELLRQVFDRLFVRQERIAPVYFRFRDNDRSERSAAKRFALTFLTQLVAFRRRDPSLLFTEPDLATLERLTHPDDEFVSQRVIEAAISGDAAAASLIGATLGSECFVMIDDAHFAAEGLVATFTEVFARAGRSFVIAGHRRCLYPRIELETLPLETLSLADTRTLIERLARRAGVAVNAETTDLIAVQLQCDPLFISCLFRRAADKGDSLDTFRAVMGAYADELSGGRIGRYFDKALTALPYDAMIELAASGRIAKRMRTAIDPHDIERLERLEIVSSTARGIVLERHCRALNDHLETASRLVKADSRASVIGERLAELVEGAPHLMRQHYRDSASLGIKELLRLFDGRSIARAMIDYYPYHDDLKGRSADEIAERTAASEDMFTLPETIFAADAASFYPPIATQLDAGRAAVAIIANNEPNEDRAVWIAAEIDSKLEAAADTAEFWCDRLEMLAAHCGFRRAQIWLIAPEGFAPDALDILNARGAIGTSKAQFALLQREFGKAAAETPPSYEVIAPMGEDAEMFVVRTIDSIAERHRLPQEAITPIKTAVVEACINAAEHSLSPDRRLAVSFTVLPERIDITVASRGVRLSPRHNEEQIGDVQRRGWGLRLMKSLMDTVVIEAVDDGTRLRMSKSFPRSDA, via the coding sequence ATGGCAAGCCGTGTGCGCGACAAATTGATCGCCGATCTTGCAGCCGCCGACTTCATCGGCCGCGAGAGCGAGATCGGCCGCCTCACAAAACATGCCCTTGAGGGTACCGGCGGTATTTGCCTGCTTGCACAGCCGCGGGCCGGTGCATCGGAACTCCTGCGGCAGGTCTTTGACAGGCTTTTTGTCAGGCAGGAACGCATCGCTCCGGTCTATTTTCGCTTTCGCGATAACGACCGCAGCGAGCGGTCCGCAGCAAAGCGTTTTGCTCTAACATTTCTGACACAGTTGGTCGCATTTCGCCGCCGCGACCCGTCGCTGCTTTTTACCGAGCCGGATCTCGCGACCCTTGAACGCCTTACTCATCCTGACGATGAATTCGTTTCGCAAAGGGTCATCGAGGCGGCCATTTCCGGTGATGCAGCAGCAGCCTCGCTCATCGGAGCAACGCTCGGTTCCGAGTGTTTTGTAATGATCGATGATGCTCACTTTGCCGCGGAAGGGCTTGTCGCGACGTTCACTGAGGTCTTTGCCCGCGCAGGGCGCTCGTTCGTCATCGCCGGCCACCGGCGCTGTCTCTATCCGCGTATCGAGCTTGAGACGCTCCCGCTCGAAACGCTTTCACTTGCCGACACGCGAACACTCATCGAGCGCCTCGCACGACGCGCCGGCGTCGCCGTAAATGCTGAGACAACAGACCTTATCGCCGTACAGCTTCAGTGCGATCCGCTTTTCATCAGCTGTCTTTTCAGGCGTGCGGCTGACAAGGGCGACTCGCTCGACACTTTTCGAGCGGTGATGGGCGCCTACGCCGACGAGCTTTCCGGCGGGCGTATCGGAAGGTATTTTGATAAAGCCCTGACGGCCTTGCCGTACGATGCGATGATCGAACTTGCAGCATCCGGCCGCATCGCAAAGCGAATGCGAACGGCCATCGATCCGCACGACATCGAGCGGCTTGAGCGGCTCGAGATCGTGTCGTCAACGGCCCGCGGCATCGTGCTTGAAAGGCATTGCCGTGCCCTCAACGACCATCTCGAAACGGCATCTCGGCTCGTGAAGGCAGATTCTCGTGCTTCGGTTATCGGTGAGCGCCTAGCCGAACTTGTCGAAGGCGCGCCGCACCTAATGCGGCAGCATTATCGCGATAGCGCATCGCTTGGCATCAAGGAATTGCTGCGGCTTTTTGACGGGCGCTCGATAGCACGGGCAATGATCGACTATTATCCGTACCACGACGACCTCAAAGGCCGAAGTGCCGACGAGATCGCCGAACGAACGGCAGCTTCGGAAGATATGTTCACGCTTCCTGAAACTATCTTTGCTGCCGACGCCGCATCTTTTTATCCGCCGATAGCTACACAGCTTGATGCCGGCCGCGCCGCCGTTGCCATAATTGCGAACAATGAGCCGAACGAAGACAGAGCCGTATGGATCGCCGCCGAGATCGACTCAAAACTCGAGGCGGCGGCCGACACTGCCGAATTCTGGTGCGACCGACTCGAAATGCTCGCTGCACATTGCGGCTTTCGCCGTGCACAAATTTGGCTGATAGCTCCGGAAGGCTTCGCGCCGGACGCTCTCGACATTCTTAACGCGCGCGGAGCCATCGGCACAAGCAAAGCTCAGTTCGCATTGCTGCAACGCGAATTCGGAAAAGCCGCCGCCGAAACTCCGCCTTCTTATGAGGTCATCGCCCCGATGGGCGAGGATGCCGAGATGTTCGTTGTCCGCACGATCGATTCGATCGCCGAGCGGCACAGGCTACCGCAGGAGGCGATCACGCCGATAAAGACCGCTGTCGTCGAGGCGTGCATCAATGCTGCCGAACACAGCCTAAGTCCCGACCGCCGTCTTGCGGTCAGTTTTACCGTCCTACCCGAACGAATTGACATCACTGTAGCCAGTCGCGGCGTACGTCTTTCGCCGCGTCATAATGAAGAGCAGATCGGCGATGTACAACGCCGCGGATGGGGCCTTCGGCTTATGAAAAGCCTTATGGATACGGTTGTGATCGAGGCTGTTGATGACGGAACACGCCTGCGTATGTCGAAGTCCTTCCCGCGCAGCGACGCCTAA